AGTCCTCGGCTCGGGGCCAGCCTGCCCCTGCCGCCGCCAGGCCCCCTCCTCGGGAGGGAGCCGCACCTCCTCGCCGCTCTCCACGCGCGCCCCGCCTGCCAGTCTCCAACTCCGCACTCCCGCGCCCTCCGAGGGCGCATCCACAGAGCCAGCCGCGCGCTAGGCGCCCCGGGGCGTCACCACGTCGATCAGACCAAAGACCCCCGCAGGGCTGTCACTCGGGGAGAGTGATACTGGGCACCCAGTCGTTGACGCTGCGGCTCTCCTCGCAGAACAAGCTGAGCTTCTCCAAGGCAGGGTCCTTCCACGCGTCCTCATTGGGGTTCTGCGGGAAGAGCGAGGGTCAGCCTGGCTGGCTGCTAGCCGCTGGCGGGGGCAGGGGCGACACCGGGGAGGAGACGACACTCACCGAGATGAGGATGCAGTGCAGATCTCCCGGCGCGCCCGCCTCGTCGCCGGCGCCCACGATCGCCGCCAGCCGCTGCACGTCGCCCACGCGCACGATGTCGATGTGGTTCTCGCAGCAGAACGCCTGGATCAGCGTGAAGTGGATCTGCAGCGCGATGTCGCCTTCGTCCTCCTCGTCGGCGGCCAGGACGCAAAAGGTCACGTTGTCGGGGTCCCTGCGCGGGCAGGGAGAGGGTGGTGAGGTCGGGGCGGCGAGCTCGGGGGCCCCCCCGCCGCCTCCGGGGTTTCCCCACCGCTCCCCTGCCCCTGGTCGCCCCACCCAGACCGCGTCTACACTTACACGTTCAGGACTTTGGCGGACTCGTAGACGCCGGCGGTGAGGCAGCCCTGGCGCAGCGCCGATAGCAGCAGCTCGTGCAGCGCTTTCCCGGCGCCCTGCATCCTGCGGACGAGCCAGCGCGTGAGCGGAGACTGGCCAGAGGGCGCGGCAGGGTCCCAGCCTCAAGGACGCACCCCACGCGCCCCAGCCCCAGGGACGTACCCCAGGCGACCCAGCCCAGCCAGCACACCCGCGCCCGGCTCCCACCCAGTGGGTCTCCCACCCAGGCAGGGCCCGAAGGCTGCCGCCCGACCAGCAGCGGACAGGGCAGGGCCAGGTTCCCCGCACCCAGAGACGTCCGGCGCCCACCCACCTGGCCGTGCTTTCCGGAACTGTATCCTGGCCGCGAACTTCTTCCAGAGTCATGGTGCGGTCGGCAAGCAGCAAGTTATCCACAAGAGGAGCCGGTGGAGCGGACCCGAGAGAGGACGGCGAGATCTGCAGCCCAACCCGGCGCGCCCACCGCCAGCGAGTGCGCCCCGGTGCCGCCGCGCGCCCTTATATAGGCCGGGCCCGCGGCGCCGCCAGCTGGCGCGAGGCTGCGCGCCCATTGGCCGACGCCCGCTTTCTGATGCAAATGAGGCGGCGGCCCGCGGCTCGTGCCAGAAGGCCACGTGGGGAGGGGCGCGGGGGATGACAATGCCTCAAATCTGCCGCTTTTGTCGGGGTGTTACCAGGCAGACTGGTGCCTGCAGATTTCATCTCgcctttctgtttttttaagtccttaaaaggaaaaaatttaaaaaagaaaaaaaaccttgctTGCTGATAGGACGCTGCGATTTGTGAAATGCACCTTTGAAGAatctaaagaattttcttttgcattcCTTTTTGTTGGCacctttctattttctctttacgTTTAATTTGGAGTTTATGAGAATGTTGCTTTTAAGCCAGAATTTAAAGTAAGAACGTGCAGCACTGGCTTTAAGCCTGTAAAAAGCCGAAGCACAGGCCCCTCCAGCTGACACGCCCGCCCCCGAGCGCCGCGCGAGGCCTCCTGCGCACTCGACGCCTCGACCCCACCGTGCTGGAAGGTCGGAGCCAACCTCCCCGCCAGTGGCCGAGCGCTGCGGGGCGCCGGGCGCGCGAGCAGATTGCGGCCGGCGCACGCGGCTCGTTTGCATTTCTATGGAGGACGCACAATAGTGGAGGCCCGGCGTGTGGCAGTTTGCAGGAGGGACAATCGAGGCTTTCTCTTCATAGCGACACTGTCCACCTGCCGccgggtggggtgggcagggccctGCCGCGCGTGAGGATCGGGGCCGCGTGCCGCTCCTGCGCCCCTCGGTGCGCGCCCCCTGCACCGGCCCCGCTGCCGTCGCGGCACGTTTGCATGTAATTCCGCCCCACCCGGTCCTCGCACGCGTGCAGAGCAGCCGCGCGAGGTGGAAAGAACATGGTGCTGCTGCACCGTCTACGCAGCCAGGTACACTCCGCCGAGACCCCGCGGCTACTGTCCCCGGGAGCTTGGGAACACCGCTCAGAATCGCTTTCCAGGGGCGCCATCTACAGGCCGGCCAGAAGATCCTGACCTCCCGCTGCCCCCTCACTTCCACTGGCCTCTACGGCTTGGCCTCCGGCCCTCTGGTCAACGAGCTGCCCCTGCAGGGTGCGCTGAGCCCCGTCGAAGCGGCGCATTAGTGACAGTCCGAATAAGGGCTGCAAAAACCACTcagagagggggcaggggagaaagGAGACTCCGACCCAGTACTAAAGGAGAAGAGTCCATATTTCTTCTgctattttgacatttttaattacTTAAATATGCACATATAAAAAGCTTGTTTTCCAGCAATAGGGTAATGAAACTGGAAGAGATCTTGAAAGAGTTTAATAGAGGTTGCTGTGATGTGACCATCTTGGACCTACAAGTCGGCGCTTTCAGACGGTTCCCCACTGAGCGCATCCCTTTGGTGTCGGCATCTCTCTGCACTACAGTGAAACATGTGCTGGGGTGCGCTTCACTGGCCCCCCTTTTCCAAGTGAGGTCTTGGAGACTGGGCAGACCGTGGGACGGCCCCGGGGATTCGCCGGAAGCCCAGGCTCGGCTGCAGGACTGGGCGGTGATGGGTAAGAAAACAGCCGGGTGGATTTGGTCTTCCCATTCAGGCCTACTTCGGTGGGTGGGGGACATACACGTCTTTCTGGGCTCCTCCAAGGGAAGTGTTTGTTCTGCACTTGGAGGCAGACGCACTTGCCGGCACAGGGCCGAGCGCGGGAGCGCCGTCGTGCGCCCCCCGGTGGCGCGGGCCGAGGACGGCTGCGGCAGGCGGCGCCACCTGATTCCGAGATGCGGGTTTGCTCGCCTGACATCCCTGAAATCCAGGCGTCTTAcagccgggggcgggggcggcgttTGTTGGTTACTGTTTCCTTTCTTGCTTGCTGGCTGGTATATAAAATGATGGTGTGCCTTGACTGGGTAcgatatgtttatttttaagtgattgaGACTTAGGTATTGctctttt
The window above is part of the Equus caballus isolate H_3958 breed thoroughbred chromosome 23, TB-T2T, whole genome shotgun sequence genome. Proteins encoded here:
- the GADD45G gene encoding growth arrest and DNA damage-inducible protein GADD45 gamma; protein product: MTLEEVRGQDTVPESTARMQGAGKALHELLLSALRQGCLTAGVYESAKVLNVDPDNVTFCVLAADEEDEGDIALQIHFTLIQAFCCENHIDIVRVGDVQRLAAIVGAGDEAGAPGDLHCILISNPNEDAWKDPALEKLSLFCEESRSVNDWVPSITLPE